Proteins encoded by one window of Collimonas fungivorans:
- the tssB gene encoding type VI secretion system contractile sheath small subunit — translation MAKKESTQKRLQKVRPPRVQMTYDVEIGDAIEQKELPFVMGVIGDFSGKSEVAQTKLKDRKFVNIDNDNFDEVMKGVEPRAAFRVPNHLSDAGGEFGVDLKFKSIDDFRPEAVVQQIEPLKQLLEARTKLADLRNKLAGNDKLEDILNDVLNSTEKLAALSKQTKKQGD, via the coding sequence ATGGCTAAAAAAGAGAGTACTCAAAAACGTTTGCAGAAAGTCCGTCCACCACGGGTGCAAATGACTTACGACGTTGAAATCGGCGACGCCATCGAGCAAAAGGAATTGCCGTTCGTGATGGGGGTGATCGGCGATTTCAGCGGTAAATCCGAAGTGGCCCAGACCAAGCTGAAGGACCGCAAGTTCGTCAACATCGACAACGACAACTTCGATGAAGTGATGAAAGGCGTCGAGCCGAGAGCCGCTTTCCGCGTGCCGAACCACTTGAGCGACGCCGGCGGCGAGTTCGGGGTCGACCTGAAGTTCAAGTCGATCGACGATTTCCGTCCGGAAGCGGTAGTGCAGCAGATCGAGCCGCTCAAGCAGCTGCTCGAAGCCCGCACCAAACTGGCCGACCTGCGCAACAAGCTGGCCGGCAACGACAAGCTGGAAGATATCCTCAACGATGTGCTCAACAGCACCGAAAAGCTGGCGGCGTTAAGCAAGCAAACCAAGAAGCAAGGAGACTGA
- a CDS encoding tetratricopeptide repeat protein, with protein MSQWKSKFIYGVALACLVSACATPPAVDPAAKLDSIVAEADAAQKAGQTDKAVKLLKDATSAFPADKTPWVRLAQIRFDAENYGDAISYALEGLQRDPKDKVANSIVAVGGLRLSTKALNDLRTQNDLNGNVRTEAQGLAKILRESLGETVLVPPRPKAVARPAPAAAAAAAAKKGAVPAKPGTPEPSGDGANPFGSLQ; from the coding sequence ATGAGTCAATGGAAAAGCAAATTTATCTACGGCGTGGCATTGGCGTGCCTGGTAAGCGCCTGCGCAACCCCACCTGCGGTTGATCCCGCAGCCAAACTGGATTCTATAGTGGCTGAAGCCGACGCCGCACAAAAAGCCGGGCAGACCGACAAGGCAGTCAAATTATTGAAAGACGCGACCAGCGCGTTTCCTGCAGACAAGACACCATGGGTGCGCCTGGCGCAGATCCGTTTCGATGCGGAAAACTATGGCGACGCCATTTCCTATGCGCTGGAAGGCTTGCAACGCGATCCGAAAGACAAGGTCGCCAACAGCATAGTCGCGGTAGGCGGCCTGCGGCTGTCGACCAAGGCGCTGAACGATTTACGCACACAAAACGATTTGAACGGCAATGTCCGCACCGAAGCACAGGGACTGGCCAAAATCCTGCGTGAAAGCCTGGGCGAGACGGTGTTGGTGCCGCCCCGTCCAAAGGCAGTAGCACGTCCGGCGCCGGCAGCCGCCGCAGCAGCAGCCGCCAAAAAGGGTGCCGTCCCGGCCAAACCGGGCACGCCTGAACCTAGCGGCGATGGCGCCAATCCATTCGGATCGTTGCAGTAA